A genomic stretch from Anaerolinea thermophila UNI-1 includes:
- a CDS encoding glycosyltransferase family 2 protein, translating into MVEKFTFSKEENIMPMLSIVIPAYNEENGIAEIMLRVLKTRENLRAVGIEDLELLVVNDGSRDRTAEEAGKVAAQYDCVRVISHPKNRGYGAALKTGFSAAQGELIGFLDADGTYPPEYFPQLCQVALNGIDLVIGSRMAGAESRMPLTRRIGNVIFATLLNILGWQKITDSASGMRVFRKEILRQISPLPDGLNLTPVMSTRAVHEGIKMAEVAIPYSERVGRSKLSVIRDGTRFFQSMVWTVLGYNPVRVLGILGLAGVVPAVLIGLGLVIARLMGITTLGPWGVVAVFSALVLGVTGVSLFALGATFNYIVLLCCKDRLGRDTPSGVCCRPVL; encoded by the coding sequence ATGGTCGAAAAGTTTACTTTTAGCAAAGAGGAGAACATTATGCCGATGTTATCGATTGTAATACCTGCTTACAATGAGGAAAACGGAATTGCAGAAATCATGCTTCGTGTGTTGAAGACGCGCGAGAACTTGAGAGCAGTAGGAATTGAAGATCTGGAACTACTTGTGGTCAATGATGGAAGTCGGGATCGCACTGCTGAGGAGGCTGGAAAAGTTGCTGCTCAATATGATTGTGTCCGTGTAATTTCTCATCCTAAAAACAGGGGCTATGGTGCCGCATTGAAAACGGGATTTTCAGCGGCTCAGGGCGAATTAATCGGTTTTCTGGATGCAGACGGGACTTATCCACCAGAGTATTTCCCTCAACTTTGCCAGGTGGCATTGAATGGCATAGACTTGGTGATTGGTTCTCGCATGGCGGGAGCAGAAAGTAGAATGCCCTTAACTCGTCGGATTGGAAATGTAATTTTTGCCACTCTGTTGAATATCCTGGGGTGGCAAAAGATTACCGATAGTGCCTCTGGGATGAGGGTCTTTCGAAAAGAAATCTTAAGACAGATTTCACCATTACCGGATGGACTGAATCTTACCCCTGTTATGAGTACACGCGCCGTCCATGAGGGGATTAAGATGGCGGAGGTGGCTATCCCTTACAGTGAAAGGGTTGGACGCTCAAAACTTAGCGTGATCAGGGATGGAACAAGATTCTTTCAATCCATGGTTTGGACGGTTTTGGGGTATAACCCCGTTCGCGTGCTTGGAATATTGGGGTTGGCGGGAGTCGTCCCAGCAGTTTTAATTGGTTTGGGACTGGTGATTGCTCGTTTGATGGGAATTACCACGTTGGGACCATGGGGGGTGGTCGCAGTGTTTTCCGCGCTGGTATTAGGGGTAACCGGTGTAAGCCTTTTTGCTTTGGGTGCCACTTTTAATTACATCGTCTTGCTCTGTTGCAAAGATAGGTTAGGAAGAGATACACCTAGCGGTGTATGTTGTAGACCAGTCCTTTGA
- a CDS encoding acyltransferase — protein MVTDQRVLTAEKPEPLTHGSHGVRLYLQRQADTLPRYLLEQLMYAMFGWIPTIIGIGIRAIMYRIILSIKGWAAIENHVRLRFANRIKLHHGVYLDQGVYLHACPNGIEIGENSIVMHGAVLHVYNFRNLPHAGIRIGKDCLIGEYSVIRGQGGVWLGDRVYTSPFTQILAVNHVFRNPEEPFIYQGITAEGIIIEDDVWLGAGCIITDGVKIGKGSVVAAGSVVTHDVPAHTLVGGVPAKIIREITEENFPVNGRKVYF, from the coding sequence ATGGTAACAGACCAGCGTGTTCTGACTGCCGAGAAACCAGAACCTTTAACACATGGCAGCCATGGTGTCAGATTGTATTTACAACGTCAAGCCGACACGTTGCCAAGATACCTTCTTGAGCAGTTGATGTATGCCATGTTTGGTTGGATACCCACAATTATTGGAATTGGGATTAGAGCGATTATGTACCGTATCATCCTGTCTATCAAAGGATGGGCGGCTATTGAAAACCATGTGAGACTTAGATTTGCCAATCGAATCAAACTGCATCATGGGGTGTATCTGGATCAAGGGGTGTATCTTCATGCTTGTCCAAACGGCATTGAAATTGGAGAAAACTCAATTGTGATGCACGGTGCTGTTCTGCACGTGTATAACTTTAGAAACTTACCACATGCTGGAATTCGTATAGGCAAGGATTGTTTGATAGGAGAATATTCCGTGATTCGAGGACAGGGTGGAGTGTGGCTCGGCGATCGAGTATATACTTCGCCCTTTACTCAGATTTTGGCCGTTAATCATGTTTTTCGAAATCCAGAAGAGCCATTTATCTATCAGGGAATCACAGCGGAGGGAATAATCATTGAGGATGATGTATGGCTTGGAGCAGGATGTATTATTACAGATGGGGTGAAGATTGGTAAAGGATCTGTAGTGGCTGCTGGCTCTGTGGTTACCCATGATGTGCCTGCGCATACTCTTGTAGGTGGTGTGCCCGCAAAGATCATTCGGGAAATTACGGAAGAAAACTTTCCAGTAAATGGTCGAAAAGTTTACTTTTAG